A window of the Buchnera aphidicola (Periphyllus koelreuteriae) genome harbors these coding sequences:
- the rplU gene encoding 50S ribosomal protein L21, whose product MYAIFKNGGKQYKVKIGQILRLEKINSNIGNIIKFKNILFLKKKKKIFLGNPILKNAVIKAKIFSHGREKKINIIKFNRRKHYKKKQGHRQYYTSIKIQNIKIKKDI is encoded by the coding sequence ATGTATGCAATTTTTAAAAATGGAGGAAAACAGTATAAAGTAAAAATAGGACAAATTTTAAGATTAGAAAAAATTAATTCTAATATTGGTAATATAATAAAATTTAAAAATATTTTATTCTTAAAAAAAAAGAAAAAAATATTTTTAGGAAATCCTATTTTAAAAAATGCTGTAATAAAAGCTAAAATTTTTAGCCATGGAAGAGAAAAAAAAATTAATATTATTAAATTTAATCGTCGTAAGCATTATAAAAAAAAACAAGGTCATAGACAATACTATACTAGTATTAAAATACAAAATATTAAAATAAAAAAGGATATTTAA
- a CDS encoding RluA family pseudouridine synthase, with the protein MVNIICLKKTISTKKFNNYRVDKVLSKLFPKYSRSIIKKNILKNYLYVNNVMINSPDFKIFKGDILQIKIEIYKKNFNIPEKIFLDIIYEDYYLLVINKPSSLVVHPGLKNTTGTLLNGLLYYNINMNKIPRAGIIHRLDKDTTGLIIVAKSVPSYFLLKKMMKEREIIRKYKALVYGCVTNGGIINSPIIRDKIRRTCMTVNSIGKISKTYYKIYKKFSNLTLLKLRLETGRTHQIRVHLKSINHPIVGDKKYKCNLNIFYGLEKNIYFKQIKNFHRQALHAYKLIFIHPITKKKIILKSNLPKDIQNLILNLKK; encoded by the coding sequence ATGGTTAATATAATATGTTTAAAAAAAACTATTTCTACAAAAAAATTTAATAATTATAGAGTAGATAAAGTTTTATCAAAATTATTTCCTAAGTATTCAAGAAGTATTATTAAAAAAAATATATTAAAAAATTATCTTTATGTAAATAATGTTATGATTAATTCTCCAGATTTTAAAATATTTAAAGGAGATATTTTACAAATTAAAATAGAAATTTATAAAAAAAATTTTAATATTCCTGAAAAAATATTTTTAGATATTATATATGAAGATTATTATTTATTAGTTATTAACAAACCATCTTCGTTAGTTGTTCACCCAGGATTAAAGAATACTACAGGAACTCTATTAAATGGTTTGCTTTATTATAATATTAATATGAATAAAATACCTAGAGCTGGAATTATTCATCGTTTAGATAAAGATACAACTGGTTTAATAATAGTAGCAAAAAGTGTTCCTTCATATTTTTTATTAAAAAAAATGATGAAGGAAAGAGAAATTATTAGAAAATATAAAGCTCTTGTTTATGGTTGTGTTACAAATGGAGGAATTATTAATTCACCAATTATTAGAGATAAAATAAGACGAACATGCATGACTGTTAATTCTATAGGAAAAATTTCAAAAACATATTATAAAATATATAAAAAGTTTTCAAATTTAACATTATTAAAATTACGTTTAGAAACTGGAAGAACACATCAAATTAGAGTTCATTTAAAATCTATAAATCATCCAATTGTTGGAGATAAAAAATATAAATGTAATTTAAATATTTTTTATGGATTAGAAAAAAATATATATTTTAAACAAATCAAGAATTTTCATAGACAAGCTTTACATGCTTATAAATTAATTTTTATTCATCCTATAACAAAAAAAAAAATTATTTTAAAATCAAATCTTCCAAAGGATATTCAAAATTTAATTTTAAATTTAAAAAAATAA
- a CDS encoding chorismate mutase, producing MKNKKILHLRKKINIINKSIINLLYKRNLISKKIVKEKIHSNYPIKDKKRENKIFEKIIYEGKKYNLKKKYLIKIFKIIIKNSIKTQKKKLKKKKLK from the coding sequence ATGAAAAATAAAAAAATATTACATTTAAGAAAAAAAATAAATATTATAAATAAATCTATTATTAATTTATTATATAAAAGAAATTTAATTTCTAAAAAAATTGTTAAAGAAAAAATTCATAGTAATTATCCAATAAAAGATAAAAAAAGAGAAAATAAAATATTTGAAAAAATTATATATGAAGGTAAAAAATATAATCTTAAAAAAAAATATTTAATTAAAATTTTTAAGATTATTATTAAAAATTCGATAAAAACTCAAAAAAAAAAATTAAAAAAAAAAAAATTAAAATAG
- the rpmA gene encoding 50S ribosomal protein L27 — MAHKKAGGSTRNGRDSHSKRLGVKCFGGEYVKSGSIIVKQRGTKFHPGINTKCGKDHTIYSIIDGIVQFKKKGLKQKKFINVIQK; from the coding sequence ATGGCACATAAAAAAGCTGGTGGTTCAACAAGAAATGGACGTGATTCACATTCAAAACGATTAGGAGTTAAATGTTTTGGAGGAGAATATGTTAAATCTGGATCAATTATTGTTAAACAAAGAGGAACAAAATTTCATCCAGGAATAAATACTAAATGCGGAAAAGATCATACAATATATTCTATAATAGATGGAATAGTTCAATTTAAAAAAAAAGGATTAAAACAAAAAAAATTTATAAATGTAATACAAAAATAA
- the rpsI gene encoding 30S ribosomal protein S9 codes for MSTVQNNYGTGRRKSSSARVFLKIGNGKIVVNKIKLEEYFSRKTACMIIKQPLKLVKMKDKFDFYITVKGGGISGQAGAIRQGIARALIKYDNSLLKELRKSGFVTRDSRQVERKKVGFRKSRRKPQFSKR; via the coding sequence ATGAGTACAGTTCAAAATAATTATGGAACAGGTCGAAGAAAATCTTCTTCTGCTCGTGTTTTTTTAAAAATTGGAAATGGAAAAATAGTAGTTAATAAAATAAAATTAGAAGAATATTTTAGTCGAAAAACTGCTTGTATGATTATTAAACAACCATTAAAGTTAGTCAAAATGAAAGATAAATTTGATTTTTATATTACTGTTAAAGGAGGTGGAATTTCAGGACAAGCTGGTGCTATAAGACAAGGGATTGCTCGAGCATTAATAAAATATGATAATTCTTTATTAAAAGAATTAAGAAAATCTGGATTTGTTACTCGAGACTCTCGTCAAGTAGAAAGAAAAAAAGTTGGTTTTAGAAAATCTAGAAGAAAACCTCAATTTTCTAAAAGATAA
- the ffh gene encoding signal recognition particle protein translates to MFKNLTKCFSKIINKISNKGRITNENIKQTLREVRISLLEADVSLFIIKKLIKKIKTKCIGNKINKSLTPGQEFIKIVKKELISIIGNNNYKIKFLKKKLSIFLIIGLQGSGKTTSIGKLAYLFQNNYKKKILVVSTDTTRAAAIKQLKIISSQVKIDFFDSNNQQKPIDIINKAINYANIKKYDVLFIDTAGRMHIDVHLMKEIKNIYNFIKPIETIFVVDSMIGQDSINIIKQFNKLLPITSIFLTKIDSNTRCGIVLSIKYITNIPIKFLGNGEKFNDIIIFNGKQIVSKILGMENTFSLIKSIEKKVDKKYLNKLNKKIKQGNKFNLNDFLKQIYQIKKIGKIKTILNKLPLNNNIKKNILFQINDKMFIKIDSIIKSMTIKERKNPKIIKYSRKKRIALGSGTNIQDINKLLKQFELMKNIMKKMKNVGIIKLFKNIKNMIF, encoded by the coding sequence ATGTTTAAAAATTTAACTAAATGTTTTTCTAAAATTATAAATAAAATATCAAATAAAGGACGAATTACTAATGAAAATATTAAACAAACATTAAGAGAAGTAAGAATTTCATTATTAGAAGCAGATGTTTCATTATTTATTATTAAGAAACTTATTAAAAAAATTAAAACAAAATGTATTGGAAATAAAATTAATAAATCTTTAACTCCAGGTCAAGAATTTATTAAAATAGTAAAAAAAGAATTAATATCTATTATAGGAAATAATAATTATAAAATAAAATTTTTAAAAAAAAAATTATCTATTTTTTTAATAATAGGATTACAAGGATCAGGAAAAACAACTAGTATTGGAAAACTTGCTTATTTATTTCAAAATAATTATAAAAAAAAAATTTTAGTAGTTTCAACAGATACAACTAGAGCTGCTGCAATTAAACAATTAAAAATTATATCTTCTCAAGTAAAAATAGATTTTTTTGATTCTAATAATCAACAAAAACCTATAGATATAATAAACAAAGCAATAAACTATGCTAATATAAAAAAATATGATGTATTATTTATAGATACTGCTGGAAGAATGCATATTGATGTACATTTAATGAAAGAAATAAAAAATATTTATAACTTTATTAAACCAATAGAAACAATTTTTGTAGTTGATTCAATGATAGGACAAGATTCTATAAATATCATTAAACAATTTAATAAGTTATTACCTATAACATCAATTTTTTTAACTAAAATAGATTCAAACACTAGATGTGGAATAGTATTATCAATAAAATATATTACAAATATCCCGATTAAATTTCTAGGAAATGGAGAAAAATTTAATGATATTATAATATTTAATGGAAAACAAATAGTTTCTAAAATTCTTGGAATGGAAAATACATTTTCATTAATTAAATCTATAGAAAAAAAAGTTGATAAGAAGTACTTAAATAAATTAAATAAAAAAATAAAACAAGGAAATAAATTTAATTTAAATGATTTTTTAAAACAAATTTATCAAATAAAAAAAATAGGAAAAATCAAAACAATATTAAATAAATTACCTTTAAATAATAATATAAAAAAAAATATTTTATTTCAAATTAATGATAAAATGTTTATAAAAATAGATTCTATAATTAAATCTATGACTATAAAAGAAAGAAAAAATCCAAAAATTATAAAATATTCAAGAAAAAAAAGAATTGCTTTAGGATCTGGAACAAATATTCAAGATATTAATAAACTTTTAAAACAATTTGAATTAATGAAAAACATAATGAAAAAAATGAAAAATGTTGGAATTATTAAATTATTTAAAAATATAAAAAATATGATTTTTTAA
- the rpsP gene encoding 30S ribosomal protein S16, translated as MVKIRLSRHGSNKKPFYKIVVTDSRSSRNGKFIEKIGFFNPIINNKNISFQINKEKIKYWVSVGAQISYRLKYLIKKYK; from the coding sequence ATGGTAAAAATACGACTTTCTAGACATGGATCAAATAAAAAACCTTTTTATAAAATTGTTGTTACAGATAGTAGATCTTCTAGAAATGGAAAATTTATTGAAAAAATTGGATTTTTTAATCCTATTATTAATAATAAAAATATATCTTTTCAAATAAATAAAGAAAAAATTAAATATTGGGTTTCTGTTGGAGCACAAATATCTTATAGATTAAAATACCTAATAAAAAAATATAAGTAA
- the rplS gene encoding 50S ribosomal protein L19: protein MKNIIHKIEKKQIKKNIPKFNSGDTIEVKVWVMEGSKKRLQSFEGIVIAKKNRFLQSSFCVRKISNGEGVERVFQTHSYNIKKIFIKRKGKVKKSKLYYLRKKFGKSARIKEKI from the coding sequence ATGAAAAATATTATACACAAAATAGAAAAAAAACAAATAAAAAAAAATATACCAAAATTTAATTCAGGAGATACAATCGAAGTTAAAGTATGGGTAATGGAAGGATCTAAAAAACGTTTACAATCTTTTGAAGGAATTGTAATAGCAAAAAAAAATAGATTTTTACAATCTTCTTTTTGTGTAAGAAAAATTTCTAATGGAGAAGGTGTAGAAAGAGTGTTTCAAACTCATTCTTATAATATTAAAAAAATATTTATAAAAAGAAAAGGAAAAGTTAAAAAATCTAAATTATATTATTTACGTAAAAAATTTGGAAAATCTGCAAGAATAAAAGAAAAAATATAA
- the tldD gene encoding metalloprotease TldD, with amino-acid sequence MLKIVKNKILYKNNISTNDIFSILSDISEKKIHYSDIYFQSKMNESWILENKIIKNGFYNFNKGIGLRAIYKEMTGFAYTDQINILGLQKICKSVKNILNKKKIYNNEKFIKNNNKSFYGFQNPLYSLSNKKKINILNQVNFFSRNYDSRVSKVTACLSGSYEYILIASTDGILSADIRPLVSLRISVLSENKGKREIGTSSGGIRGTYKYFLKINKNGISNLRSLSEEAARISILNLSSKEAPSGSFPVILGPGCPGVLLHEAVGHGLEGDFNRKKLSVYSNKINTKIASNLCTVIDDGTKKNFRGSISIDDEGTPGKYNILIKKGILKKYLQDKFNASLTNTISTGNARRESYAYLPIPRMTNTYMLSGNSTFKEMIESVEYGIYAVNFTGGQVDITSGEFVFSTSEAYLIKKGKIVYPIKNVTLIGSGLSVMNKISMVGNDLVINNGSSICVKDGQEIPVCVGQPTIKIDNLTIGGTK; translated from the coding sequence ATGTTGAAAATAGTAAAAAACAAAATATTATATAAAAATAATATTAGTACAAATGATATATTTTCTATTTTATCTGATATATCAGAGAAAAAAATACATTATTCAGATATTTATTTTCAATCTAAAATGAATGAATCTTGGATATTAGAAAATAAAATTATTAAAAATGGATTTTATAATTTTAATAAAGGAATTGGTTTGAGAGCAATATATAAAGAAATGACAGGTTTTGCATATACGGATCAAATTAATATTTTAGGATTACAAAAAATTTGCAAATCTGTTAAAAATATTTTAAATAAAAAAAAAATATATAATAATGAAAAATTTATAAAAAATAATAATAAATCTTTTTATGGATTTCAAAATCCTTTATATTCTCTTTCTAATAAAAAAAAAATTAATATATTAAATCAAGTAAATTTTTTTTCTAGAAATTATGATTCAAGAGTTTCTAAAGTTACTGCTTGTTTATCAGGATCTTATGAATATATTTTAATTGCATCAACAGACGGTATTTTATCAGCAGATATTAGACCATTAGTTTCTTTAAGAATTAGTGTATTATCAGAAAATAAAGGAAAAAGAGAAATTGGAACATCTAGCGGGGGAATAAGAGGGACATATAAATATTTTTTAAAAATAAATAAAAATGGAATATCAAATTTAAGAAGTTTATCTGAAGAAGCAGCTAGAATTTCTATTTTAAATTTATCTTCTAAAGAAGCTCCATCTGGGTCTTTTCCTGTAATATTAGGACCAGGATGCCCAGGAGTGTTATTACATGAAGCTGTTGGTCATGGATTAGAAGGTGATTTTAATAGAAAAAAATTATCTGTTTATAGTAATAAAATTAATACAAAAATAGCATCAAATTTATGTACAGTAATAGATGATGGAACAAAAAAAAATTTTAGAGGTTCTATTTCTATTGATGATGAAGGAACTCCAGGAAAATATAATATTTTAATAAAAAAAGGAATTTTAAAAAAATATTTACAAGATAAATTTAATGCATCATTAACTAACACAATATCCACAGGAAACGCAAGAAGAGAATCATATGCTTATCTTCCTATACCTAGAATGACTAATACTTATATGTTATCTGGAAATTCAACATTTAAAGAAATGATAGAAAGTGTAGAATATGGAATTTATGCGGTAAATTTTACTGGAGGGCAAGTGGATATTACTTCTGGAGAATTTGTTTTTTCTACTTCTGAAGCATATTTAATAAAAAAAGGTAAAATTGTTTATCCTATTAAAAATGTTACATTAATTGGATCTGGTTTATCAGTAATGAATAAAATTTCTATGGTTGGAAATGATTTAGTAATAAATAATGGATCAAGTATTTGTGTAAAAGATGGTCAAGAAATTCCAGTTTGTGTAGGTCAACCTACAATTAAAATAGATAATTTAACTATTGGTGGTACAAAATAA
- a CDS encoding prephenate dehydratase domain-containing protein has protein sequence MAALKYSKKKKKQLHAIPCKNFENIVKKTKKKNIYAIFPIKNKISGIIEETNKILKKNNFFFIDKIKISINHCLISKKKQSLKTIKVIYSHSQPIKQCELFINKFSHWKIKYTNSSSDAIKIVSNNKKNNIAAIGNEICSKLNNMKIIKKNISNCHDNKTLFYILSKNKKI, from the coding sequence ATTGCTGCATTAAAATATTCAAAAAAAAAAAAAAAACAATTACATGCTATTCCATGTAAAAATTTTGAAAATATTGTTAAAAAAACTAAAAAAAAAAATATTTATGCAATTTTTCCTATTAAAAATAAAATTTCTGGAATAATTGAAGAAACTAATAAAATACTTAAAAAAAATAATTTTTTTTTTATAGACAAAATAAAAATTTCAATTAATCATTGTTTAATATCAAAAAAAAAACAATCATTAAAAACTATAAAAGTTATATATAGTCATTCTCAACCTATAAAACAATGTGAATTATTTATAAATAAATTTTCTCATTGGAAAATAAAATATACAAATAGTTCATCTGATGCAATAAAAATTGTTTCAAATAATAAAAAAAATAATATTGCAGCAATAGGAAATGAAATATGTAGTAAATTAAATAATATGAAGATAATTAAAAAAAATATATCTAATTGTCATGATAATAAAACATTATTTTATATACTATCAAAAAATAAAAAAATATAA
- the aroQ gene encoding type II 3-dehydroquinate dehydratase, giving the protein MKKNILLLNGPNLNLLGNREKKIYGKLSLSNLLKKLIKYSKKLSINLIHLQSNAEHILIDKIHNSKKDKINYIIINPAAFTHTSIALRDALLAVNIPFIEIHISNIYARENFRAHSWLSDISNGIICGLGVDGYKWALKTAIKRLNLK; this is encoded by the coding sequence ATGAAAAAAAATATTTTACTTTTAAATGGACCAAATTTAAATTTATTAGGAAATAGAGAAAAAAAAATTTATGGAAAACTTTCATTATCAAATTTATTAAAAAAATTAATAAAATATAGTAAAAAACTTTCAATTAATTTAATACATTTACAATCTAATGCAGAACATATATTAATTGATAAAATACATAATTCTAAAAAAGATAAAATAAATTATATTATTATTAATCCAGCTGCTTTTACACATACTAGCATTGCTTTAAGAGATGCTTTATTAGCTGTTAATATTCCATTTATTGAAATTCATATATCAAATATTTACGCTCGTGAAAATTTTAGAGCTCATTCTTGGTTATCAGATATTTCTAATGGAATAATTTGTGGATTAGGAGTAGATGGTTATAAATGGGCATTAAAAACAGCTATTAAAAGATTAAATTTAAAATAA
- the rplM gene encoding 50S ribosomal protein L13 — MNTKSFSISSKNIIKKWYFIDATDKILGRLCTLISHYLRGKHKEIYTPYMDVGDYIIVINASKIRLTGKKTKQKIYYRHTGHVSGLKKVKFSDMIINNPEKVIKKSVYGMLPKGPLGRLIFKKLKVYRDSFHNHHSQKPILLEI; from the coding sequence ATGAATACAAAAAGTTTTTCTATTTCTTCTAAAAATATAATAAAGAAATGGTATTTTATTGATGCAACGGACAAAATATTAGGTCGTTTATGTACTTTAATATCACATTATTTAAGAGGTAAACATAAGGAAATCTATACACCATATATGGATGTTGGAGATTATATAATTGTAATTAATGCATCAAAAATTCGTTTAACAGGAAAAAAAACTAAACAAAAAATTTATTATCGACATACTGGACATGTTAGTGGTTTAAAAAAAGTTAAATTTTCAGATATGATTATAAATAATCCTGAAAAAGTTATAAAAAAATCTGTGTATGGAATGCTACCAAAAGGACCTTTAGGTCGATTAATTTTTAAAAAATTAAAAGTTTATCGTGATTCATTTCATAATCATCATTCTCAAAAACCAATATTGCTTGAAATTTAA
- the cgtA gene encoding Obg family GTPase CgtA, with translation MKFIDEAIIKIKSGNGGNGIISFRREKNAPKGGPDGGDGGDGGSIWFKSDKNLNTLIDYTFKKIIQAENGESGKKRNKSGKKGKDKILFVPIGTKIINFDNNEIIKEFKYDKELFLAIQGGWHGLGNTRFKSPTNRTPRKRSIGKKGETKVIKLELSLLADIGILGLPNVGKSTFMKSISSAKPKIGNYAFTTLIPNLGVFFTKSKKKIIIADIPGIISGASKGSGLGLKFLKHLEKCKILLHMIDLSVKNYKEIIKNIFIIHTELKLYNYSLYKKKRWIIFNKSDLIKKKKIKKKISKILKKVKNIKKYYIISSVTKNGINNLCKDFSKLV, from the coding sequence ATGAAATTTATTGATGAAGCAATTATTAAAATTAAATCCGGAAATGGAGGAAACGGAATAATAAGTTTTAGAAGAGAAAAAAATGCTCCAAAAGGTGGACCAGATGGAGGAGATGGAGGAGATGGAGGAAGTATTTGGTTTAAATCAGATAAAAATTTAAATACTTTAATTGATTATACATTTAAAAAAATAATACAAGCAGAAAATGGAGAATCTGGAAAAAAAAGAAATAAATCTGGAAAAAAAGGAAAAGATAAAATATTATTTGTTCCTATAGGAACTAAAATAATTAACTTTGATAATAATGAAATTATTAAAGAATTTAAATATGATAAAGAATTATTTCTTGCAATACAAGGAGGTTGGCATGGACTTGGAAATACTAGGTTTAAATCTCCAACAAACAGAACTCCAAGAAAAAGATCAATTGGAAAAAAAGGCGAAACAAAAGTAATCAAATTAGAACTTTCTTTATTAGCTGATATTGGAATTCTTGGTTTGCCAAACGTTGGAAAATCTACTTTTATGAAAAGTATTTCTTCAGCTAAACCGAAAATTGGTAATTATGCATTTACTACTTTAATTCCAAATTTAGGTGTATTTTTTACAAAATCAAAAAAAAAAATAATTATTGCAGATATACCAGGAATAATTTCAGGAGCATCAAAAGGATCTGGTTTAGGATTAAAATTTTTAAAACATTTAGAAAAATGTAAAATACTATTACATATGATTGATTTGTCTGTAAAAAATTATAAAGAAATTATTAAAAATATTTTTATAATTCATACAGAATTAAAATTATATAATTACTCATTATATAAAAAAAAAAGATGGATCATTTTCAACAAATCAGATTTAATAAAAAAAAAAAAAATTAAAAAAAAAATAAGTAAAATATTAAAAAAAGTAAAAAATATTAAAAAATATTATATAATTTCATCAGTTACTAAAAATGGAATAAATAATTTATGCAAAGATTTCAGTAAATTAGTATAA
- the rimM gene encoding ribosome maturation factor RimM (Essential for efficient processing of 16S rRNA), with protein sequence MSLKIFKKIIIGKIFFPYGILGWLKIFSFTETKENIFKYKPLLYYDKKKIKKLKIQSWKNYKNFFLIKIKNINTRNEAFFFKNKKIFIYSNQLKKKYKNEYYWHEILNSKVFDKNKKFIGIVKEIIRTPSNDILKITLKSFKQKNIEKLIPFIENKIIKKIKIKEKKIIINQKKDKFFDKF encoded by the coding sequence ATGAGTTTAAAAATATTTAAAAAAATAATAATAGGAAAAATATTTTTTCCATATGGAATTTTAGGTTGGTTAAAAATTTTTTCATTCACTGAAACAAAAGAAAATATTTTTAAATATAAACCTTTATTATATTATGATAAAAAAAAAATAAAAAAATTAAAAATTCAATCTTGGAAAAATTATAAAAATTTTTTTTTAATAAAAATAAAAAATATTAATACTAGAAATGAAGCATTTTTTTTTAAAAATAAAAAAATATTTATTTATTCTAATCAATTAAAAAAAAAATATAAAAATGAATATTATTGGCATGAAATTCTTAATTCAAAAGTTTTTGATAAAAATAAAAAATTTATTGGAATAGTAAAAGAAATAATTCGAACGCCATCAAATGATATTTTAAAAATTACTTTAAAATCTTTCAAACAAAAAAATATAGAAAAATTAATACCATTTATTGAAAATAAAATTATAAAAAAAATAAAAATAAAAGAAAAAAAAATAATTATTAACCAAAAAAAGGATAAATTTTTTGATAAATTTTAA